A part of Drosophila bipectinata strain 14024-0381.07 chromosome 3L, DbipHiC1v2, whole genome shotgun sequence genomic DNA contains:
- the LOC108133521 gene encoding zinc finger protein 512B-like, translating into MFRFIAVFFALLSVVLAAPSYIAPSYGVVPVAHVAPVVSVVKHVPVVKSVPVVQHVPVVKNVPVIKNVPVVKHVPVVHSVPVVKSFAVSSYGHDYYGGF; encoded by the exons ATGTTCCGTTTT ATCGCCGTATTCTTCGCCCTCTTGTCGGTGGTCCTCGCTGCTCCCAGCTACATTGCCCCATCTTACGGTGTGGTGCCTGTGGCCCATGTAGCTCCAGTGGTTTCCGTCGTGAAGCACGTCCCGGTGGTGAAGAGTGTCCCTGTGGTTCAGCACGTTCCCGTGGTGAAGAACGTCCCAGTCATTAAGAATGTTCCCGTGGTAAAGCATGTTCCTGTGGTTCACAGTGTGCCTGTCGTCAAGTCCTTTGCTGTTTCGAGCTACGGACATGACTATTACGGTGGATTTTAA
- the LOC108133522 gene encoding zinc finger protein 512B: protein MFRIIAVILALASVALAAPSFVDSHYGVVPVAHVSPVVSVVKQVPVVKSVPVVQHVPVVKNVPVVHHVPVVKHVPVVHSVPVVKTFAAPAYGHVIYH, encoded by the exons ATGTTCCGCATT ATCGCTGTTATCCTCGCTCTGGCTTCGGTGGCTCTTGCTGCCCCCAGTTTTGTTGATTCACACTACGGTGTGGTTCCGGTTGCCCACGTATCTCCAGTGGTCTCCGTTGTGAAGCAAGTGCCTGTGGTGAAGAGTGTCCCTGTGGTTCAGCATGTGCCGGTGGTGAAGAATGTCCCTGTGGTCCACCATGTTCCCGTTGTCAAGCATGTTCCAGTGGTCCACAGTGTCCCTGTTGTGAAGACCTTCGCTGCCCCCGCCTACGGTCATGTCATTTACCATTGA
- the LOC108133519 gene encoding eukaryotic translation initiation factor 5A-like, with amino-acid sequence MADDDDAQFDTVDSGASKTFPMQCSALRKNGFVMLKGRPCKIVDMSTSKTGKHGHAKVHLVGVDIFTQKKYEDICPSTHNMDVPHVKREDYQLTDISDDGFVTLMSDNGEIREDLKVPEGELGGSVRSEFDEGKDLICTVLAACGEECVIAMKINSGLDK; translated from the coding sequence ATGGCCGACGACGACGATGCCCAATTCGATACCGTGGACTCGGGGGCCTCCAAGACCTTCCCCATGCAGTGCTCGGCCCTGCGCAAGAACGGCTTCGTGATGCTTAAGGGACGCCCCTGCAAGATCGTCGACATGTCCACCTCGAAGACCGGCAAGCATGGCCACGCCAAGGTCCATCTGGTGGGCGTCGATATCTTCACCCAGAAGAAGTACGAGGACATCTGCCCCTCCACCCACAACATGGACGTGCCGCATGTGAAGCGCGAGGACTACCAGCTAACTGACATCAGTGACGACGGATTTGTGACTTTGATGTCCGACAACGGTGAGATACGGGAGGACCTCAAGGTGCCCGAGGGCGAGCTGGGCGGTAGCGTGCGCTCCGAGTTCGATGAGGGCAAGGACCTCATCTGCACCGTGCTGGCGGCCTGCGGCGAGGAGTGTGTCATCGCCATGAAGATAAACAGTGGCTTGGACAAGTAA
- the LOC122322226 gene encoding eukaryotic translation initiation factor 5A-2-like isoform X1, with product MFQRRYYSGTCQIGKVGLLNKTLKTRAESTLVVSRQNLKMYTAKNGLTENKKYFPGLLGIFIRNPLYDSLSVEDRFSHQYNYGLLKKNVTFDTTLKRGSRILAMADERELINFEGEEPIRYVPCWNLHKNGLVVLKGRICKIVETSSSGYPEDSSSKVDLVGVDVLTQEKFEGTFPSTERLEVPIVKDYQLICVGNDGFVFLESEDGDQQNLKLPEGDLGGKFRSEFEKSKEILFTVQLAGEVVQIIDVKVGSFEKSDEE from the exons aTGTTTCAACGCCGCTATTATTCAGGCACCTGCCAAATCGGCAAAGTTGGGCTGTTAAACAAGACCCTAAA aaCCAGAGCTGAGTCTACTTTGGTTGTTTCAAGACAGAACCTGAAAATGTACACAGCAAAAAACGGATtgactgaaaataaaaaatattttcccggCTTGTTGgg AATTTTCATACGGAACCCACTCTATGATTCGCTCAGTGTAGAAGATCGATTCTCGCACCAATACAACTATGG gCTTCTTAAGAAAAATGTCACTTTTGATACAACTCTAAAACGTGGAAGTCGAATCTTAGCGATGGCAGACGAACGCGAACTAATTAACTTCGAAGGCGAAGAACCTATCAGATACGTTCCGTGCTGGAATTTGCACAAAAATGGACTTGTGGTGCTGAAGGGACGTATCTGCAAAATCGTCGAAACGTCCAGCTCAGGCTATCCTGAAGACTCTTCATCGAAAGTCGACCTGGTGGGCGTCGATGTCCTCACCCAGGAAAAGTTCGAGGGTACCTTCCCCTCCACCGAAAGGCTGGAGGTTCCGATTGTGAAGGACTACCAACTAATTTGTGTCGGTAACGATGGATTTGTGTTTCTGGAGTCGGAAGACGGAGACCAACAGAACCTCAAGCTGCCCGAGGGTGACCTGGGCGGAAAATTTCGTTCAGAGTTTGAAAAGAGCAAGGAGATTTTGTTCACCGTTCAGTTGGCTGGCGAAGTGGTGCAGATTATTGACGTAAAGGTtggtagttttgaaaaaagtgacgaggaataa
- the LOC122322226 gene encoding eukaryotic translation initiation factor 5A-like isoform X2, producing the protein MYTAKNGLTENKKYFPGLLGIFIRNPLYDSLSVEDRFSHQYNYGLLKKNVTFDTTLKRGSRILAMADERELINFEGEEPIRYVPCWNLHKNGLVVLKGRICKIVETSSSGYPEDSSSKVDLVGVDVLTQEKFEGTFPSTERLEVPIVKDYQLICVGNDGFVFLESEDGDQQNLKLPEGDLGGKFRSEFEKSKEILFTVQLAGEVVQIIDVKVGSFEKSDEE; encoded by the exons ATGTACACAGCAAAAAACGGATtgactgaaaataaaaaatattttcccggCTTGTTGgg AATTTTCATACGGAACCCACTCTATGATTCGCTCAGTGTAGAAGATCGATTCTCGCACCAATACAACTATGG gCTTCTTAAGAAAAATGTCACTTTTGATACAACTCTAAAACGTGGAAGTCGAATCTTAGCGATGGCAGACGAACGCGAACTAATTAACTTCGAAGGCGAAGAACCTATCAGATACGTTCCGTGCTGGAATTTGCACAAAAATGGACTTGTGGTGCTGAAGGGACGTATCTGCAAAATCGTCGAAACGTCCAGCTCAGGCTATCCTGAAGACTCTTCATCGAAAGTCGACCTGGTGGGCGTCGATGTCCTCACCCAGGAAAAGTTCGAGGGTACCTTCCCCTCCACCGAAAGGCTGGAGGTTCCGATTGTGAAGGACTACCAACTAATTTGTGTCGGTAACGATGGATTTGTGTTTCTGGAGTCGGAAGACGGAGACCAACAGAACCTCAAGCTGCCCGAGGGTGACCTGGGCGGAAAATTTCGTTCAGAGTTTGAAAAGAGCAAGGAGATTTTGTTCACCGTTCAGTTGGCTGGCGAAGTGGTGCAGATTATTGACGTAAAGGTtggtagttttgaaaaaagtgacgaggaataa
- the LOC122322226 gene encoding eukaryotic translation initiation factor 5A-like isoform X3, which yields MADERELINFEGEEPIRYVPCWNLHKNGLVVLKGRICKIVETSSSGYPEDSSSKVDLVGVDVLTQEKFEGTFPSTERLEVPIVKDYQLICVGNDGFVFLESEDGDQQNLKLPEGDLGGKFRSEFEKSKEILFTVQLAGEVVQIIDVKVGSFEKSDEE from the coding sequence ATGGCAGACGAACGCGAACTAATTAACTTCGAAGGCGAAGAACCTATCAGATACGTTCCGTGCTGGAATTTGCACAAAAATGGACTTGTGGTGCTGAAGGGACGTATCTGCAAAATCGTCGAAACGTCCAGCTCAGGCTATCCTGAAGACTCTTCATCGAAAGTCGACCTGGTGGGCGTCGATGTCCTCACCCAGGAAAAGTTCGAGGGTACCTTCCCCTCCACCGAAAGGCTGGAGGTTCCGATTGTGAAGGACTACCAACTAATTTGTGTCGGTAACGATGGATTTGTGTTTCTGGAGTCGGAAGACGGAGACCAACAGAACCTCAAGCTGCCCGAGGGTGACCTGGGCGGAAAATTTCGTTCAGAGTTTGAAAAGAGCAAGGAGATTTTGTTCACCGTTCAGTTGGCTGGCGAAGTGGTGCAGATTATTGACGTAAAGGTtggtagttttgaaaaaagtgacgaggaataa
- the LOC108133520 gene encoding eukaryotic translation initiation factor 5A-like has protein sequence MADEGELPTFEGEGPIRYVPCWNLHKDEFVILKKRPCKIIETSSTGFPVDSSSKVHLVGVDFFTQEKYEDTFPATEIVEVPVVKREDYHLISIGDDGFVTLQSERGDLREDLKLPEGELGGNWCSELEKGEDILVTVQLAGELGQIIDIKVGSFEEIKEE, from the coding sequence ATGGCAGACGAAGGCGAACTACCTACCTTCGAAGGCGAAGGACCTATCAGATACGTTCCGTGCTGGAATTTGCACAAAGATGAATTTGTGATTCTGAAGAAACGTCCCTGCAAAATCATCGAAACGTCCAGCACAGGATTTCCTGTAGACTCTTCATCGAAAGTCCACCTGGTGGGCGTCGATTTCTTCACCCAGGAAAAGTACGAGGATACTTTTCCCGCCACCGAAATTGTGGAGGTGCCGGTTGTGAAGCGCGAGGACTACCACCTAATTTCTATCGGTGACGATGGATTTGTTACCCTGCAGTCAGAACGCGGAGACCTACGGGAGGACCTCAAGCTGCCCGAGGGTGAGCTGGGCGGAAACTGGTGTTCAGAGCTTGAAAAGGGCGAGGACATCTTGGTTACCGTTCAGTTGGCTGGCGAACTGGGGCAGATCATTGACATAAAGGTTGGTAGTTTTGAAGAAATTAAAgaggaataa
- the Dna2 gene encoding DNA replication ATP-dependent helicase/nuclease DNA2, whose amino-acid sequence MATKRVLTPTKGENINSNNCSPKKFKSLDFSAGLKNNEWDTSDFDFDLAVESALESVSEHRLDLSQWQRCTVEQVEWMPKTRECKILVKKSTRSDEPAETALCHLQTPWNGMRLEVGDTVSLLAKWQPSLGAYLVSKDYGFCVSHPDLLISATTLTGSLFCRRKSVLQERFRGLDSGSSIMVIGTLVHELLQSVLLQKLATKDDIRLALQNMLGSSSLAHMLYANNLTQSEVELQLHTFLDPISRFVSQYINGEAPDRYPPEAFQGRIHEIRDIEENLWVPQLGLKGKVDVSVRVKSRNQTEKTIPLELKTGRASFSMEHKGQLLLYELMHSVLGKDTTSGLLLYIREGLLREVPSSRNEQRDLVLLRNDLAHWLTREVTPGLENTDPLPQLQLPEPIHHHSACGNCAYNTICTSFAQSDDKLELSESHPLKKLMPQLLGHLLQRDHDYVRHWCSVLALEEQHNRQSNHFAHFWTEDPSIRQKQGRAIGHLKLRSGQKVEMKEGRYKQGLELNEEADSSLDLKLSGFDVDEYVVVSSSSRLAVASGFIDLLEKRHLVLRLDRDLSKIYEGETFIVDKNESQTFSTFNYTNLGLLLSDEPRFQELREIVVAKRPPTQSKILPALILTKGAKMLLALNKVQRTAALRALTTSSHLLIKGLPGTGKTQTLVSLVRVLHLLGKSVLITAHTHSAVDNLLLRLLPFDLPLMRLGSSSRIHPQLGEISEARLTHHCTTVEELATALDKPSIVGVTCLGTSHALFQRKKFDYCIVDEATQVLQPTVLRPLSFCSKFVLVGDPKQLPPVIRSSEARQRGAEETLFHRLDSEEATAVLSLQYRMNKTITRLANELTYAGQLQCASETVSGARLQLQPSVKASKWVQKVLQTHLDQAVFFINTGDCLERCEKLINARIMTTCSFIDQKYGDQEEKPKTKSKKRVSKYANVCEAGVVMHLLDYLLKSGFDASQIGVIAPYRAQVELLKKLAAKLDPILECNTVDQYQGRDKELIIYSCAKTGSRVPDMERSRESEILEDQRRLTVAITRAKCKLILVGDVQCLEQYGPFRELFKHIPERCRLKLEDDHNDFEWQTILAELDFS is encoded by the exons atggcTACAAAACGGGTGCTGACGCCTACCAAGGGAGAGAATATAAATTCTAACAACTGCTCACCCAAGAAATTCAAGTCCTTGGACTTTTCGGCTGGCCTGAAAAATAATGAGTGGGACACTAGCgactttgattttgatttggcGGTGGAAAGTGCCTTGGAGTCTGTTTCTGAGCACCGCTTGGACCTCAGCCAGTGGCAGCGCTGTACTGTGGAACAGGTGGAATGGATGCCAAAGACCAGAGAATGCAAGATCTTGGTGAAAAAGTCCACTCGCTCTGACGAGCCGGCAGAAACAGCCTTGTGTCACCTGCAGACTCCATGGAACGGCATGCGCCTGGAAGTCGGTGACACTGTTtctcttttggccaaatggcAGCCGTCTTTGGGCGCCTATCTTGTAAGCAAGGACTATGGTTTCTGTGTCTCCCACCCCGACTTGTTGATCTCCGCCACCACACTGACCGGCTCACTCTTTTGTCGCCGGAAATCAGTTCTTCAGGAACGATTCCGAGGTCTGGATTCGGGTAGTTCCATT ATGGTCATTGGCACTTTAGTGCATGAACTGCTGCAGAGCGTACTTCTCCAGAAGCTTGCCACCAAGGATGACATACGGTTGGCTCTTCAGAACATGCTGGGCAGCTCGTCATTGGCCCACATGCTCTATGCCAACAATCTAACCCAGTCTGAGGTCGAATTGCAGCTACACACATTTCTAGATCCCATTTCCCGGTTCGTCTCCCAATATATAAACGGCGAAGCTCCTGACAGATATCCTCCAGAAGCCTTTCAGGGGCGCATCCACGAGATTCGTGACATTGAAGAGAACCTTTGGGTGCCTCAGCTGGGGCTCAAAGGGAAAGTGGACGTGTCAGTGAGAGTGAAGAGTCGGAATCAAACGGAGAAGACTATTCCGTTGGAGTTGAAAACTGGAAGAGCCAGTTTCTCCATGGAGCACAAAGGGCAGCTGCTTCTCTATGAGCTAATGCATTCGGTGCTGGGCAAGGATACCACGTCTGGCCTGCTGTTGTACATCAGGGAGGGACTCCTGCGAGAGGTGCCCAGCAGCAGAAATGAGCAAAGGGATCTGGTGCTGCTCCGCAATGATCTAGCTCATTGGTTGACCCGGGAGGTGACTCCTGGCTTGGAAAACACTGATCCTCTACcgcagctgcagctgccaGAGCCCATACATCATCACAGTGCATGCGGTAACTGCGCCTACAACACCATATGCACCAGTTTTGCTCAAAGCGATGATAAGCTAGAGCTTAGTGAATCTCATCCTCTGAAAAAGCTCATGCCCCAGCTGCTGGGTCATCTTCTCCAACGCGATCACGACTATGTACGGCATTGGTGCAGTGTGCTGGCACTAGAAGAGCAACACAACCGCCAATCCAACCACTTTGCTCATTTTTGGACAGAAGATCCCAGTATTAGGCAAAAACAAGGCCGTGCCATAGGTCACTTGAAGCTGAGGAGTGGCCAGAAGGTTGAGATGAAAGAAGGACGCTACAAGCAGGGCTTGGAGCTCAACGAGGAAGCCGATTCCAGTCTGGATTTGAAACTCAGTGGT TTCGATGTGGACGAATATGTGGTGGTCAGCTCCAGCTCACGCCTGGCCGTAGCATCGGGCTTCATAGATTTGCTGGAAAAGCGGCACTTGGTACTACGGCTGGATCGTGATCTCAGTAAGATCTACGAAGGGGAGACCTTTATTGTGGACAAAAACGAATCTCAGACCTTTTCCACCTTTAATTACACAAATCTGGGCTTGCTTCTCTCCGACGAGCCCCGATTCCAGGAGCTTCGTGAAATCGTTGTGGCGAAGAGACCTCCAACCCAAAGTAAGATTCTGCCCGCCCTGATATTAACAAAAGGCGCCAAGATGCTTTTGGCTCTAAACAAAGTTCAGAGGACTGCAGCCCTGAGAGCTTTAACTACCAGTAGCCATCTGTTGATCAAGGGTCTTCCCGGCACTGGAAAAACCCAGACTTTGGTGTCCCTGGTTCGTGTTCTTCATCTTCTCGGCAAGAGTGTGCTAATCACCGCCCACACCCACTCCGCTGTGGACAATCTCTTGTTGCGCCTGTTGCCTTTTGACTTGCCTTTGATGCGTCTCGGCTCTAGCTCGCGGATTCATCCCCAGCTTGGAGAAATCAGCGAGGCGCGGCTTACCCATCACTGCACTACTGTGGAGGAGTTGGCGACGGCTTTGGATAAGCCTTCAATTGTAGGGGTTACCTGTTTGGGCACAAGCCACGCTCTCTTCCAAAGGAAGAAGTTTGATTACTGCATCGTGGATGAAGCGACACAAGTTCTCCAGCCAACCGTCCTTCGGCCGCTGAGCTTCTGCAGCAAATTCGTCCTCGTTGGAGATCCGAAGCAGTTGCCGCCAGTGATACGTTCCAGCGAAGCTCGGCAAAGGGGTGCTGAGGAAACACTCTTTCACAGGCTGGACTCTGAGGAGGCCACGGCAGTCTTGAGTCTGCAGTATCGCATGAATAAGACCATAACCCGACTGGCCAACGAGCTGACCTACGCCGGACAGCTGCAGTGTGCCTCGGAAACTGTATCTGGAGCCCGGTTACAGCTGCAACCTTCAGTAAAAGCCTCCAAGTGGGTCCAAAAAGTCTTACAAACTCATCTGGATCAAGCTGTGTTCTTCATCAACACCGGAGATTGCCTGGAACGCTGCGAAAAGCTTATCAACGCCCGCATCATGACCACCTGTTCCTTCATCGACCAAAAATATGGAGATCAGGAAGAGAAGCCGAAAACCAAGTCCAAGAAGCGCGTCTCCAAGTACGCCAACGTTTGCGAGGCCGGCGTTGTGATGCACCTACTTGATTATTTACTTAAATCTGGATTCGATGCCTCCCAAATCGGAGTAATAGCTCCCTACCGCGCGCAAGTGGAACTCTTAAAGAAGCTAGCCGCCAAATTGGACCCCATCCTCGAGTGCAACACTGTGGATCAGTACCAAGGCAGGGACAAGGAGCTCATTATCTATAGCTGTGCCAAAACTGGAAGCAGAGTCCCCGATATGGAGCGTTCGAGGGAGTCGGAAATCCTGGAAGATCAGCGCCGGTTGACCGTGGCTATCACCAGAGCCAAGTGCAAGCTAATCTTGGTCGGTGACGTTCAATGCTTGGAGCAGTATGGACCCTTCAGGGAACTTTTCAAGCACATTCCAGAGCGGTGTCGCCTCAAATTGGAAGATGATCATAATGATTTTGAATGGCAAACCATTCTAGCAGAGCTGGATTTCAGTTAA